The following proteins come from a genomic window of Herpetosiphon gulosus:
- a CDS encoding glycine--tRNA ligase, which yields MPATSMDELVSLCKRRGFIFPGSDIYGGLQGTYDYGPLGIELKNNLKAAWWRAMVYERDDVEGLDASILTHRLVLRHSGHEATFTDPMVDCRNCKSRWRADQLKDNKCEKCGSTDLTEPRPFNLMFKTTVGPVAEEGSFAYLRPETAQGIFTNFKNVVDATSRRLPFGIAQIGKAFRNEITPRNFIFRVREFEQMELEFFVQPGTDDEWHSQWVEARLQWWRDQGLLSENLQAYHQAGDELAHYAKATVDILYQFPHGLEELEGIANRTDFDLGSHTRGQADLGLSAKVEPNEDSTAKLTIPHPETQKPLVPFVIEPSAGVDRGVLAILTEAFTKETLENGSERIVLKLKPHLAPIKVAVLPLARNKPEIVEKAKAIKALLMATGIGRIFYEDTGNIGKGYRRHDEVGTPFCVTVDFDTLGRGDDASLLDTVTVRDRDTMSQARIHINELATYIRERLV from the coding sequence ATGCCAGCAACATCGATGGACGAATTGGTCTCGTTATGCAAGCGACGAGGGTTTATCTTTCCAGGCTCGGATATTTATGGCGGTTTGCAAGGCACCTATGATTATGGCCCGTTGGGGATTGAACTCAAAAATAATCTTAAAGCCGCTTGGTGGCGAGCCATGGTTTATGAACGCGACGATGTGGAAGGCCTCGATGCCTCGATTTTGACTCATCGCTTGGTGTTGCGCCACTCTGGCCACGAGGCAACCTTTACCGATCCAATGGTCGATTGTCGCAATTGTAAAAGCCGCTGGCGTGCCGACCAACTCAAAGACAACAAATGTGAAAAATGTGGCTCAACCGATTTGACCGAGCCACGTCCATTCAATTTGATGTTCAAAACGACGGTTGGGCCAGTTGCCGAAGAAGGCTCGTTTGCCTACTTACGACCCGAAACCGCCCAAGGGATCTTTACCAACTTTAAAAATGTGGTCGATGCCACCTCACGCCGCTTGCCATTTGGGATTGCTCAAATCGGGAAGGCTTTCCGCAACGAAATTACACCACGTAACTTTATTTTCCGCGTGCGTGAATTCGAGCAAATGGAGCTGGAATTTTTTGTTCAGCCTGGCACCGACGACGAATGGCATAGCCAATGGGTTGAAGCTCGCTTGCAATGGTGGCGTGATCAAGGCTTGCTCAGCGAAAATCTGCAAGCCTATCATCAAGCTGGTGATGAATTGGCTCACTACGCCAAAGCAACCGTCGATATTCTCTATCAGTTTCCGCATGGCTTAGAAGAACTAGAGGGGATTGCCAATCGCACCGACTTTGATCTTGGTTCGCATACCCGTGGTCAAGCCGATTTAGGCTTATCGGCCAAGGTTGAACCAAACGAAGATAGCACTGCCAAGCTGACGATTCCACATCCAGAAACCCAAAAGCCTTTGGTGCCATTCGTAATTGAGCCATCGGCTGGGGTTGATCGTGGGGTGTTGGCGATTTTGACCGAAGCCTTTACCAAAGAAACCTTGGAAAATGGCTCAGAACGAATTGTGCTCAAACTCAAGCCACACTTGGCTCCAATCAAGGTAGCGGTGTTGCCTTTGGCTCGCAACAAACCGGAGATCGTCGAAAAAGCCAAAGCAATTAAAGCGTTGTTGATGGCAACTGGGATTGGTCGGATTTTCTATGAAGATACGGGCAACATCGGCAAAGGCTATCGCCGCCACGATGAAGTTGGTACACCCTTCTGCGTCACCGTCGATTTCGATACCTTGGGCCGCGGCGACGATGCTAGCTTGCTGGACACCGTGACTGTGCGCGACCGCGACACCATGAGCCAAGCTCGTATCCATATCAACGAACTGGCTACTTACATTCGCGAACGTTTAGTTTAA
- a CDS encoding phosphomannomutase/phosphoglucomutase — protein sequence MQVNPGIFKAYDIRGIYPSELNEDVAFLIGRAFASFLQAETVVVGRDMRTSGPSIFDAVTRGLMHQGADVINIGMVSTDQYYFACTKLGLPGMMVTASHNPKQYNGFKMVKKMPQLLSGDAGIQDLRKLVESEAFSEPTRQGSMSELDLSEEFIESVLQLIDVTSLKSLKVIADTGNGMVGPILQRVYERLPVDLIGLYLDPDGTLPNHGLDPLQPENRAELEARVVSESADVGFAFDGDGDRFFAIDNRGQFISGDFMTALMGQYFLEKHPGAKILYDVRASWAVPELIGAAGGVPLMERVGHAFIKARMSNEGAIFAGEVTGHYYFGDFNYADSGVIPSLIILEMLSKKGKTLSELLAPLEATYFISGEINTKVADVKAVLATLAEKYSDAEQHTMDGLSVNYPDWHFNVRGSNTEPLLRLNLEARSKELMEAKRDEVLAIIQA from the coding sequence ATGCAGGTCAATCCAGGGATTTTCAAAGCCTATGATATTCGTGGGATTTACCCAAGCGAACTCAACGAAGATGTAGCATTTTTGATTGGACGCGCTTTCGCCTCATTTTTGCAAGCTGAAACGGTGGTCGTTGGCCGTGATATGCGTACCTCAGGCCCATCAATTTTCGATGCGGTAACTCGCGGCTTGATGCACCAAGGCGCTGATGTGATCAACATTGGCATGGTTAGCACTGATCAATATTATTTTGCTTGTACCAAATTGGGCTTACCAGGCATGATGGTGACGGCCTCACATAATCCCAAACAATACAATGGCTTCAAAATGGTCAAAAAAATGCCGCAGTTGCTCTCAGGCGATGCAGGCATTCAAGATTTGCGCAAATTGGTCGAGAGCGAAGCATTTAGCGAACCAACCCGCCAAGGTAGCATGAGCGAGCTTGACCTCAGCGAAGAATTTATCGAATCGGTTTTGCAATTGATTGATGTAACCAGCCTCAAATCGCTCAAAGTAATCGCCGACACTGGCAATGGCATGGTCGGGCCAATTCTCCAGCGGGTCTACGAACGTTTACCTGTCGACTTGATTGGACTCTATCTTGACCCCGATGGCACTTTGCCCAACCACGGCCTTGACCCATTACAACCAGAAAATCGCGCCGAACTGGAAGCCCGTGTGGTTAGTGAAAGCGCCGATGTAGGTTTTGCCTTCGATGGCGATGGCGACCGCTTCTTTGCAATTGATAATCGCGGTCAATTTATCTCTGGCGATTTTATGACCGCGCTGATGGGTCAATACTTCCTCGAAAAACACCCAGGAGCCAAAATTTTATATGATGTACGGGCTTCGTGGGCTGTGCCCGAACTAATTGGCGCTGCTGGTGGTGTGCCACTGATGGAGCGGGTTGGTCATGCCTTTATCAAGGCTCGCATGTCCAACGAAGGGGCAATTTTCGCTGGCGAAGTAACTGGCCACTACTATTTTGGCGATTTTAATTATGCCGATTCGGGCGTAATTCCATCGTTAATTATTTTGGAAATGCTTTCGAAGAAGGGCAAAACCCTGAGCGAATTGCTGGCTCCGCTCGAAGCAACTTACTTCATCTCAGGCGAAATCAACACCAAAGTTGCCGATGTTAAAGCCGTATTGGCAACCTTGGCCGAGAAATATAGTGATGCTGAGCAACACACCATGGATGGTTTATCGGTCAATTATCCCGATTGGCACTTCAATGTGCGTGGCTCCAACACCGAGCCATTGTTGCGGCTCAACCTCGAAGCTCGCAGCAAAGAGCTGATGGAAGCCAAGCGCGATGAAGTTTTAGCAATTATTCAGGCGTAG
- a CDS encoding DUF899 domain-containing protein, producing MSNRANDLIPLSDMHGPSLPTAVDRATFQAELNSLRLREKAHTREGDVIAAARRRLPMVEVAATTPVVGPNGLVPMIEIFEGRKQLFAAYMMWHHGANAAQQCEGCTMNVGHVLELGYLHSRDVTFAVLSQGPFAESKRYREFMGWDLPWYSVPKSSLDTLIADRHFGIWVCYVQDNGRVFETYWTTGRGCEQMGSSYAMLDMTIYGRQEVWEDSPAGWPQRFFNTRSAQMRTDEHGQAVNRPAGRPISHWSRLAAGRSDTLAEPDK from the coding sequence ATGAGTAATCGCGCGAATGACCTGATTCCCCTCAGCGATATGCATGGCCCAAGCCTGCCCACTGCCGTTGATCGCGCCACATTTCAAGCCGAACTGAACAGCTTGCGGCTACGCGAGAAGGCTCATACGCGCGAGGGCGATGTAATTGCTGCTGCGCGTCGCCGCTTGCCAATGGTTGAAGTCGCTGCTACAACTCCAGTAGTTGGCCCAAATGGCCTAGTTCCGATGATCGAGATTTTTGAAGGCCGCAAGCAACTTTTTGCCGCCTATATGATGTGGCATCATGGCGCAAATGCAGCCCAACAGTGCGAAGGTTGCACCATGAATGTTGGTCATGTGCTGGAATTGGGCTATTTGCACTCGCGTGATGTAACCTTTGCCGTGTTGAGCCAAGGCCCATTTGCCGAGAGCAAGCGCTACCGCGAATTTATGGGCTGGGATCTGCCTTGGTATTCCGTGCCCAAATCCTCGCTTGATACCCTGATTGCTGATCGCCATTTTGGCATCTGGGTTTGTTACGTTCAGGATAATGGTCGGGTGTTTGAAACCTATTGGACAACTGGTCGCGGCTGTGAACAAATGGGCAGTTCCTATGCAATGCTCGATATGACAATTTATGGGCGACAAGAGGTTTGGGAAGATTCTCCAGCCGGCTGGCCTCAACGCTTTTTCAACACCCGCTCAGCCCAAATGCGTACTGATGAGCATGGTCAAGCCGTCAATCGCCCCGCCGGACGACCAATCTCGCACTGGTCGCGACTGGCTGCTGGTCGCTCCGATACGCTGGCTGAGCCTGATAAATAA
- a CDS encoding NAD-dependent epimerase/dehydratase family protein has protein sequence MALEQSTRALVIGGCGFVGKHLVQQLLATGRPVRVFDLQPYPDPQVESVVGDLRKAEQVLQACRDVGTVFLCAAAVDWGWGNAQLLHDVNVLGPQHVVAACQATGVAQLIYTSSVDVVFEGKPIRAGDEQLPYPKQHLDIYGATKTAGERLVLAANGQSGLATCALRLGGVYGPGDSHRLPSLVNLGKRGPIPRLGNGSARFSHIYVENAARGHILAAQHLTAEGVLGGQAYFLVDPDPDNFFLFLKPIVEALGLRMAKRHVPFGLMNLLAWPSEFWYRTTRSKKRPSLTRYTVTSTCVDFWFTGAKAANDFGYQPLVDLVEARNRTIAWAKQQFNLGVRD, from the coding sequence ATGGCGCTTGAGCAATCCACACGGGCGTTGGTGATTGGTGGTTGTGGCTTTGTCGGCAAACATTTGGTGCAACAATTATTGGCAACGGGGCGACCTGTCCGTGTTTTTGATCTCCAGCCCTACCCTGACCCTCAAGTCGAATCAGTTGTGGGCGATTTACGCAAAGCCGAGCAGGTATTGCAAGCCTGTCGCGATGTTGGTACAGTTTTTTTATGTGCGGCAGCGGTCGATTGGGGTTGGGGTAATGCTCAATTATTGCACGATGTCAATGTGCTGGGGCCGCAACATGTGGTTGCTGCTTGCCAAGCCACAGGCGTTGCCCAACTGATTTATACCAGCAGCGTTGATGTGGTATTCGAGGGCAAACCAATTCGTGCTGGCGATGAGCAATTGCCCTATCCCAAACAACACTTAGATATTTATGGTGCGACCAAAACCGCTGGTGAACGTTTGGTTTTGGCTGCCAACGGCCAATCGGGCTTGGCAACCTGTGCCTTGCGATTGGGTGGCGTTTATGGCCCAGGCGATTCACATCGCTTGCCGTCGTTGGTTAATTTGGGCAAGCGTGGCCCAATTCCACGTTTGGGCAACGGCTCAGCGCGATTTTCGCATATTTATGTTGAAAACGCAGCGCGTGGCCATATTTTAGCAGCCCAACACTTAACCGCTGAGGGTGTGCTAGGCGGCCAAGCCTATTTTTTGGTCGATCCTGATCCTGATAATTTTTTTCTGTTTCTCAAGCCAATTGTTGAGGCCTTGGGCTTACGTATGGCCAAGCGTCATGTGCCATTTGGCCTGATGAATCTCCTGGCATGGCCCAGTGAGTTCTGGTATCGCACAACCCGCAGCAAAAAACGCCCAAGCCTCACGCGCTACACGGTTACTTCAACTTGTGTTGATTTTTGGTTTACTGGAGCCAAGGCCGCCAACGATTTTGGCTATCAGCCCCTAGTTGATCTAGTCGAGGCGCGTAACCGCACAATCGCTTGGGCCAAGCAGCAGTTTAATCTAGGGGTCAGGGACTAG
- the xerA gene encoding site-specific tyrosine recombinase/integron integrase, whose amino-acid sequence MQQQLEQFLAYLTVERGLTGNTIAAYRTDLDQFVNFIVERNTGSWSNVSRDDLLAFLLFLKEKRYATSTIARRTAAIKSFFEYLQGQHTIVTNPTENLDSPKVDRFLPKAITVAQVDELLELPLTTSGPEGLRDKAMLEVLYATGMRVSELVALDVGDVDLAIHQIRCLGKANKERNLPIVGSASTALEEYLDIARGQISRNGGDPALFLNHRGKRLTRQGFWLILKGYAERLGLSDLTPHTLRHSFATHMLNRGRDLREVQELLGHASISTTQIYTQVSNDRAVKYDQAAQRPTVANAAEVEFSA is encoded by the coding sequence ATGCAGCAGCAGCTAGAACAGTTTTTGGCCTATTTAACGGTTGAGCGCGGTTTGACCGGTAATACGATTGCCGCCTATCGAACCGATCTTGACCAATTTGTTAACTTTATTGTTGAACGTAACACAGGCAGTTGGAGCAACGTCTCCCGCGATGACCTGTTGGCGTTCTTGCTCTTTCTCAAAGAAAAGCGCTACGCAACCTCCACGATCGCACGTCGTACTGCTGCAATTAAATCGTTTTTTGAATACCTGCAAGGCCAACATACTATCGTCACGAATCCAACCGAAAACTTGGATTCACCCAAGGTTGATCGGTTCTTGCCCAAGGCGATTACGGTCGCCCAAGTTGACGAACTGCTTGAGTTGCCCCTAACCACTAGCGGCCCCGAAGGTCTGCGCGATAAAGCTATGCTCGAAGTGTTGTATGCCACTGGCATGCGCGTCAGCGAGTTGGTTGCGCTCGATGTGGGCGATGTTGATCTGGCGATCCACCAGATTCGCTGCTTGGGCAAGGCCAATAAAGAGCGTAATCTGCCGATTGTTGGCAGCGCCAGCACCGCCTTGGAAGAATACCTCGATATTGCGCGAGGCCAAATCAGCCGTAACGGCGGCGATCCAGCTTTGTTTCTCAATCATCGTGGCAAGCGGCTCACCCGCCAAGGCTTTTGGTTGATTTTGAAGGGCTACGCCGAACGCTTGGGGCTGAGCGATCTGACACCACATACCTTGCGCCACTCGTTTGCAACCCATATGCTCAACCGTGGCCGGGATTTGCGCGAAGTCCAAGAGTTGCTGGGCCATGCAAGTATTTCAACAACGCAAATTTATACCCAAGTAAGCAACGACCGAGCCGTTAAATACGATCAAGCAGCCCAACGACCAACCGTCGCCAATGCTGCTGAAGTCGAATTTAGCGCCTAA
- the surE gene encoding 5'/3'-nucleotidase SurE, with translation MNILLSNDDGVHSPGLLALKCQLEQLGRVTVVAPERNWSAGSHSRTLFAPLRVNEVQLADGSPALACDGSPADCVGIALLGVLDHRPDLVVSGINLGANLGHDVLYSGTVAAAMEGLVVGIRSIAVSLVDGYKPGSDFSVAADWARRIAATAMELQLPSDILLNVNVPQGSAEIVNDAKVTRLGHRIYRDELIKRLDPRGRPYYWVGGAAPDGKPDDGTDFGAVANNHVSITPLHFDMTNLDWVQRLSTAIWNNA, from the coding sequence ATGAACATTTTGCTTTCCAATGATGACGGTGTGCATAGCCCAGGCTTGTTGGCGCTCAAATGCCAACTTGAGCAACTTGGCCGTGTCACCGTGGTTGCGCCAGAGCGCAATTGGAGTGCAGGCAGTCATAGTCGCACCTTATTTGCCCCCTTGCGCGTTAACGAAGTTCAGCTTGCTGATGGTAGCCCTGCCCTCGCCTGCGATGGATCGCCTGCCGATTGTGTTGGGATTGCACTGCTCGGTGTGTTGGATCATCGGCCTGATTTGGTGGTTTCTGGGATCAACCTTGGGGCCAATCTCGGCCACGATGTGTTGTATTCGGGCACGGTGGCGGCAGCGATGGAAGGCCTTGTGGTTGGCATTCGCTCGATTGCGGTTTCGCTGGTTGATGGCTACAAGCCTGGCAGCGATTTTAGCGTAGCCGCCGATTGGGCCCGCCGCATCGCCGCCACTGCCATGGAACTGCAATTGCCCAGCGATATTTTGTTGAATGTAAATGTGCCGCAAGGCTCGGCAGAAATTGTCAACGATGCCAAAGTTACCCGTTTGGGGCATCGGATTTATCGTGATGAATTGATTAAACGGCTTGATCCGCGGGGCCGCCCTTATTATTGGGTTGGCGGGGCCGCGCCTGATGGCAAGCCCGATGATGGAACCGATTTTGGCGCAGTGGCCAACAACCATGTTTCAATTACGCCGCTGCATTTCGATATGACCAACCTTGATTGGGTGCAACGATTAAGTACTGCGATATGGAATAACGCTTAA
- a CDS encoding DUF262 domain-containing protein, producing the protein MQADAIPLEYLYTTLNKGYVIPGYQRPFAWNSDKAIELLDSILEDFEAKKK; encoded by the coding sequence ATGCAGGCTGATGCGATCCCATTAGAATATCTTTACACAACATTAAATAAAGGCTATGTTATACCTGGCTACCAACGCCCATTTGCATGGAATTCTGATAAAGCTATTGAATTACTTGATAGCATTCTAGAAGATTTTGAAGCAAAGAAAAAATGA
- a CDS encoding STAS domain-containing protein, with protein sequence MKRFFQQWLHSLNYPDPVQQQQAQIMQGILLGSFMASTGALVVPFVAPVTSIQAIVIAIAIGAAIAVFLSALVLLRRNYFKLALFGSVFGLEFFLIVMLLGTGLADSGAIIFGLAVPMALASLLSGRKLMFVVMGVGLVGLIATALAEALVPQITGFAKPMDKNYGGIIGGYTAVALVLGLVLARYSKALSTALSTARTRQTELEQLQASLEQTVAERTATLQNTLAELKQRAAEQAQLLEANQQQAVVIRELGVPVIPLGGRRLVVPLVGQLDQARLNTIRERVITAVVQQRARQVLLDVTGVPLVDVHMAGELAAVIAATSLVGAETALVGINPDVAQGLVGSGIDVSRLPAFASLEQALNS encoded by the coding sequence GTGAAACGTTTTTTTCAACAATGGCTTCATTCGCTTAATTATCCCGACCCGGTTCAACAACAGCAAGCCCAAATTATGCAGGGCATTCTTTTGGGTTCGTTTATGGCCAGCACTGGCGCTTTAGTTGTCCCATTTGTTGCTCCAGTTACCTCAATTCAAGCCATTGTGATTGCAATTGCGATTGGTGCGGCGATTGCAGTTTTTCTCAGTGCTTTGGTGCTTTTGCGGCGCAATTATTTTAAATTAGCCCTCTTTGGCAGTGTTTTCGGCTTAGAGTTCTTTTTAATTGTTATGTTACTTGGCACTGGTTTAGCCGATAGCGGCGCGATTATTTTTGGTTTGGCTGTGCCTATGGCGTTGGCCAGCTTGCTCAGTGGTCGCAAATTGATGTTTGTTGTGATGGGCGTTGGTCTCGTTGGTTTGATTGCCACCGCACTGGCCGAGGCCTTGGTGCCGCAAATTACCGGCTTTGCCAAGCCCATGGATAAAAATTATGGTGGCATTATCGGTGGCTATACCGCAGTAGCCTTGGTGCTTGGCTTAGTTTTAGCTCGCTACAGCAAGGCCTTATCAACTGCGCTCAGCACTGCTCGTACTCGCCAAACCGAGCTTGAGCAACTCCAAGCCAGCCTTGAACAAACAGTTGCTGAACGTACTGCTACCTTGCAAAATACCTTGGCTGAGCTGAAACAACGGGCCGCCGAGCAAGCCCAATTGCTTGAGGCCAACCAGCAACAGGCTGTTGTTATTCGCGAGTTAGGTGTGCCCGTGATTCCGCTTGGTGGTCGGCGGTTGGTTGTGCCCCTGGTCGGCCAGCTCGATCAAGCGCGTTTGAATACGATTCGTGAGCGCGTTATCACCGCTGTGGTGCAACAACGCGCTCGTCAGGTGTTGCTTGATGTCACGGGCGTGCCCTTGGTCGATGTGCATATGGCTGGCGAATTGGCCGCCGTTATTGCTGCAACCAGCCTCGTTGGCGCTGAAACCGCGCTGGTGGGCATCAACCCCGATGTAGCCCAAGGCTTGGTTGGCTCAGGCATTGATGTTTCGCGCTTGCCAGCCTTTGCATCTTTAGAACAAGCATTAAATTCGTAG
- the ychF gene encoding redox-regulated ATPase YchF codes for MKIGIIGLPNSGKTTVFNALTRNTAETNAYSSGQIEPNIAMVKVPDERLDALAKMYKPKKLTPADVQYIDVAGMSGNAHESGGLNPQFLNYISQVDALLHVVRAFEDDGVPHPQDSVNAARDLASVDMELMFSDMAIIERRLSRLRGEVTKMVGKDREVRLMELNALERLYTGLEQDVPIRAQELSEEEAKVLRGFQFLSGKPMLVVVNIDEKQLKTPPVLEYDKPKTAIVTLAGKVEAELAQLEDEDAQMFMDDLGITEPARDRVIKASYTMMGLISFLTAGDDEVRAWTIRQGIGAAEAAGTIHSDLQRGFIRAEIVAFDDLMKAGDMAAAKKAGTVRLEGKTYVVKDGDIAHFLFNV; via the coding sequence ATGAAAATCGGGATTATTGGTTTACCCAACAGCGGCAAAACCACAGTTTTTAATGCATTAACCCGTAATACGGCAGAAACAAATGCCTATTCATCGGGCCAAATCGAGCCAAACATCGCCATGGTCAAAGTGCCCGACGAGCGGCTTGATGCCTTGGCCAAAATGTACAAGCCCAAAAAACTCACGCCAGCCGATGTTCAATATATCGACGTGGCCGGGATGAGTGGCAATGCCCACGAAAGCGGCGGCTTGAACCCACAGTTTCTGAATTACATCAGCCAAGTTGATGCCTTGTTGCATGTGGTGCGAGCATTTGAAGATGATGGAGTGCCGCATCCCCAAGATAGCGTCAATGCTGCCCGCGATTTAGCTTCGGTCGATATGGAGTTGATGTTCTCGGATATGGCGATTATCGAGCGCCGTTTGAGCCGCTTGCGCGGCGAAGTAACTAAAATGGTCGGCAAAGACCGCGAAGTGCGCCTGATGGAACTCAACGCGCTTGAGCGCTTGTACACTGGGCTCGAACAAGATGTGCCGATTCGCGCCCAAGAATTGAGCGAAGAAGAAGCCAAAGTGCTGCGCGGCTTCCAATTTCTGAGTGGCAAGCCAATGTTGGTGGTGGTTAACATCGACGAAAAGCAACTCAAAACCCCGCCAGTTTTGGAATACGACAAGCCTAAAACCGCAATCGTGACCTTGGCGGGCAAAGTTGAAGCCGAATTGGCCCAACTTGAAGATGAAGATGCCCAAATGTTTATGGACGATTTAGGCATTACTGAGCCAGCCCGCGATCGGGTAATCAAGGCTTCGTATACCATGATGGGCTTGATTAGCTTCTTGACCGCTGGTGATGACGAAGTACGAGCTTGGACGATTCGCCAAGGCATCGGGGCGGCTGAAGCGGCTGGCACGATTCACTCCGATTTGCAACGGGGCTTTATTCGCGCCGAAATCGTGGCCTTCGATGATTTGATGAAGGCTGGCGATATGGCTGCCGCCAAAAAAGCTGGCACGGTGCGACTTGAAGGCAAAACCTACGTCGTCAAAGATGGCGATATTGCCCACTTCTTGTTCAACGTGTAA
- a CDS encoding phosphoadenosine phosphosulfate reductase family protein, which produces MTDHEADFREWAARPGRHIVSLSGGKDSTALAIYLHDKIPQLEYVFCDTHEELKETYEYLDRLEAYLQKPIIRLNAERGFSHWLDMYGGMLPSAQVRWCTRKLKIEPFEAYVGSDQVWSYIGIRADEQRSGYDSSKPNIHPVYPYKEHGLRIADIERILEESGIGLPEYYSWRQRSGCYFCFFQRAGEWAGLRKEHPELFEKAKDFENQRGGENFYWRQNESLVELEKPERLAQIRRDHQQRIEEERKRRPNQSLIALIGSALDAEDDEVGCDICHL; this is translated from the coding sequence ATGACAGATCATGAAGCTGATTTTCGGGAATGGGCTGCCCGTCCAGGCCGACATATAGTAAGTCTTAGCGGTGGCAAGGATAGTACTGCCTTAGCAATCTATCTACATGACAAGATTCCTCAATTGGAATATGTATTCTGTGATACTCACGAGGAATTAAAAGAGACCTATGAGTATCTTGATCGGCTTGAGGCTTATTTACAAAAGCCGATTATTCGATTAAATGCTGAGCGTGGGTTTAGCCATTGGTTAGATATGTATGGCGGAATGCTGCCATCTGCTCAGGTTCGTTGGTGCACGCGTAAACTCAAGATCGAGCCATTTGAGGCATACGTTGGTAGTGATCAAGTCTGGAGCTATATTGGTATTCGTGCCGATGAACAACGTTCCGGCTATGACTCCTCAAAGCCTAATATTCATCCAGTCTATCCATATAAAGAACATGGACTACGTATTGCCGATATTGAGCGAATTCTAGAAGAAAGTGGTATTGGCCTGCCTGAATATTATTCATGGCGACAGCGAAGTGGTTGTTATTTCTGCTTTTTCCAACGAGCAGGCGAATGGGCTGGCTTACGTAAAGAACACCCTGAGCTTTTTGAAAAAGCCAAGGATTTTGAGAATCAACGAGGTGGAGAGAACTTCTATTGGCGGCAAAATGAAAGCCTAGTCGAACTCGAAAAACCAGAACGTTTAGCCCAAATTCGGCGTGATCATCAACAACGGATCGAGGAAGAACGCAAACGCCGCCCCAATCAATCATTGATTGCATTGATTGGATCAGCTCTTGATGCTGAGGATGATGAAGTTGGCTGTGATATTTGCCATCTCTAG
- a CDS encoding DUF4007 family protein: MASSLSSLFSPNSLPSFSGHETFALRSNWLKKAYDLLQHTPDLFSREDAFVLLGVGKNMAQSIRFWGRVCGVFVRSETSNSYEATSLGHSLLGEKGWDQFLVTPASRWLLHWQIVSRPESAFTWFFTFNLLKGGEFTVPQMASQIRSIANDQGWRVPSDTTITRDIECMLNCYCQPRSHQNSLINEDLLLCPLTDLGLIQSLPGQQTYRIVTGQQTDLPSELVAFAILQMMHQTGRKTISFSELAYGLRSPGRIFRLDEDALLSRLQELSQITNNQAYYSDQSGIRQVAWPNPDDSQLETLLNQAFTHEVRYV; this comes from the coding sequence ATGGCATCATCTTTATCAAGCTTGTTCTCTCCAAATAGCCTCCCAAGCTTTAGTGGACATGAAACCTTCGCTTTGAGAAGTAACTGGTTAAAAAAAGCCTATGATTTATTGCAACACACCCCCGATTTGTTCTCGCGGGAGGATGCATTCGTGCTTCTCGGTGTTGGTAAAAATATGGCGCAATCTATTCGGTTCTGGGGGCGAGTATGTGGTGTATTTGTACGCTCGGAAACAAGCAATAGCTATGAAGCCACTAGCTTAGGCCATTCATTACTTGGCGAAAAGGGCTGGGATCAGTTTCTTGTAACGCCAGCTAGCCGTTGGCTCTTACACTGGCAAATTGTTTCACGGCCAGAATCAGCCTTTACTTGGTTTTTTACATTTAACCTTCTAAAAGGCGGTGAATTTACAGTACCCCAAATGGCCAGCCAAATTCGATCGATTGCCAATGATCAAGGCTGGCGTGTTCCTTCCGACACAACTATTACTCGTGATATAGAGTGCATGCTGAACTGTTATTGTCAACCTCGCTCACACCAGAATAGCCTTATTAATGAAGATTTATTACTTTGCCCGTTAACCGATCTGGGGCTAATTCAGTCATTACCCGGCCAGCAAACCTATCGGATTGTTACAGGCCAGCAAACCGATTTACCAAGCGAATTAGTTGCATTTGCAATTTTACAAATGATGCATCAAACAGGCCGAAAAACCATATCGTTTAGTGAACTAGCCTACGGCTTACGTTCTCCTGGTCGAATCTTCCGCTTAGATGAAGATGCTTTATTAAGTCGGTTGCAAGAACTCAGTCAGATTACTAATAATCAAGCCTATTATTCGGATCAATCGGGCATTCGGCAGGTAGCTTGGCCAAACCCTGATGATAGCCAACTTGAAACATTACTTAACCAAGCCTTTACTCACGAGGTACGATATGTTTAA